One Amorphoplanes digitatis genomic window carries:
- a CDS encoding TraR/DksA family transcriptional regulator, whose product MQCKVSDRTRHASTVPMELLRGILEERYAVDTGRLTRMTVHAVLPSGPGRDVRTLALHTVSVRQRLAETAQALRRMSEGTYGRCEDCDKAIPLGRLRATPHAARCAPCESRTAFATTERRAS is encoded by the coding sequence ATGCAGTGCAAGGTCAGCGACAGGACGAGGCACGCGTCGACGGTGCCGATGGAGCTGCTCCGCGGCATCCTCGAGGAGCGTTACGCCGTGGACACCGGCCGGCTGACGCGGATGACGGTGCACGCCGTACTGCCGTCGGGCCCCGGCCGTGACGTGCGCACCCTGGCCCTGCACACCGTGTCCGTCCGGCAGCGGCTCGCCGAGACGGCGCAGGCGCTCAGGCGGATGTCCGAGGGCACCTACGGCCGCTGCGAGGACTGCGACAAGGCGATACCGCTCGGCAGGCTGCGTGCCACGCCGCACGCCGCTCGGTGCGCGCCCTGCGAGAGCCGCACCGCATTCGCCACGACGGAGCGCCGGGCGTCCTGA
- a CDS encoding PucR family transcriptional regulator, with translation MTPEPDDAWLTGVAQGASDDAGGVPVELLGDYLRLLADAATYGRQAERRELDAVALLGRRAAEQGVSAGRVVRLYLSAARRLWNDLPMAVRNRDRAAVRAAAAAMLQVVDDAVANLAEGYAIARRDLVRREESLRRELIDDLLRGDSDLGTLVERAEPFGLDLARVHQVVLAAPSRRLPDADAAISALEAVVFDRLGDRDVLVATKDGLLVVLAPADAGAAAGELGRLTHRELSRLPRGQPWRVAVGRPYPGLYGIARSYEEAREALTMAGRLDSDTPVVNAQDVLIYRVLLRDQPAIVDLVQAALGPLARARGGAGPLLDTLHAYFETGAVATESAKRLHVSVRTVTYRLDRVRKLTGYDPADPAHRFTLQAAVLGAKVLNWPQEPLPAPA, from the coding sequence GTGACACCGGAACCGGACGACGCCTGGCTGACCGGGGTCGCGCAAGGGGCGAGCGACGACGCCGGCGGGGTCCCGGTGGAGCTGCTCGGCGACTACCTGCGCCTGCTGGCCGACGCCGCGACGTACGGGCGACAGGCCGAGCGCCGCGAGCTCGACGCGGTGGCCCTGCTCGGCCGCCGCGCCGCCGAGCAGGGCGTGTCCGCCGGCCGGGTGGTGCGGCTCTACCTGTCCGCGGCGCGGCGGCTGTGGAACGACCTGCCGATGGCGGTGCGCAACCGTGACCGGGCGGCGGTGCGCGCGGCCGCGGCGGCGATGCTCCAGGTCGTCGACGACGCGGTGGCGAATCTCGCCGAGGGCTACGCGATCGCCCGCCGTGACCTGGTGCGCCGGGAGGAGTCGCTGCGCCGGGAGCTGATCGACGACCTGCTGCGCGGCGACTCCGATCTGGGCACGCTCGTGGAGCGGGCCGAACCGTTCGGGCTCGACCTCGCCCGGGTCCATCAGGTGGTGCTGGCCGCGCCGAGCCGGCGCCTGCCGGACGCCGACGCGGCGATCAGCGCCCTTGAGGCGGTCGTCTTCGACCGGCTCGGCGACCGCGACGTGCTCGTCGCCACCAAGGACGGCCTGCTGGTCGTGCTGGCCCCGGCCGATGCCGGTGCGGCGGCCGGCGAACTCGGCCGGCTCACGCACCGCGAGCTGAGCCGGCTGCCCCGCGGACAGCCGTGGCGGGTCGCCGTCGGGCGGCCCTACCCCGGCCTGTACGGCATCGCCCGCTCCTACGAGGAGGCCCGGGAGGCGCTCACCATGGCGGGCAGGCTGGACTCCGACACCCCGGTCGTCAACGCGCAGGACGTGCTCATCTACCGCGTGCTGCTGCGCGACCAGCCGGCCATCGTCGACCTGGTGCAGGCCGCGCTCGGCCCGCTCGCCCGGGCCCGTGGGGGAGCGGGGCCGCTGCTCGACACGTTGCACGCCTACTTCGAGACCGGCGCGGTCGCGACCGAGTCGGCGAAGCGCCTGCACGTGTCGGTGCGCACGGTCACCTACCGCCTCGACCGGGTCAGGAAGCTGACCGGATACGACCCGGCCGACCCCGCGCACCGGTTCACGTTGCAGGCGGCGGTGCTCGGCGCCAAGGTGCTCAACTGGCCGCAGGAACCACTGCCGGCTCCGGCCTGA
- a CDS encoding family 43 glycosylhydrolase, with protein MRLRAMAIALLTAAALVVAPAPAGAAPGASFQNPIVGTPNSADPWLGYHNGSYYYAATTWTGRIYIRKASTIAGLRTAAETTVFTMSQPNAVSNMWAPSLHLLDGPNGRRWYLYYSAGPAACCGGQRQHVLESAGTDPMGPYAYKGPLVLMPNNGWSIDGSVMTVGGVNYFVFSAFNNNSGFENGGLQSLFVSRLTNPWTPAALGALISEPTYAWERVGNPVNEGPYVLQRDGRTFLTYSASYCGTPDYKIGALELTGSDPLSRGSWTKLANPLFQRNDANGVFGPAHHAFFKSPDGAEDWIVYHANDSASQGCGTTRTSRAQRISWNPDGTPSLGIPVSTATVLPGPSGELGNPGAVTVQRIQSFNFPDRYVRHQSFSARIDANVSPALDAQFRVVPGLADGAAVSFESVNLPGYYLRHNNYVLRLEPNNGSATFRQDATFRQVAGLADAAWSSFQSYNFPDRYVRHSNYQLRIDPITTAAGRADATFRRTS; from the coding sequence ATGCGTCTACGAGCCATGGCCATCGCGTTGCTGACCGCGGCGGCACTCGTCGTGGCACCCGCTCCGGCCGGCGCCGCGCCCGGAGCGTCCTTCCAGAATCCGATCGTCGGCACGCCAAACAGCGCCGATCCCTGGCTGGGCTACCACAACGGCAGCTACTACTACGCGGCGACGACCTGGACCGGCCGGATCTACATCCGGAAGGCCTCCACCATCGCCGGCCTGCGCACCGCGGCCGAGACGACGGTGTTCACGATGTCGCAGCCGAACGCGGTGTCCAACATGTGGGCGCCGAGCCTGCACCTGCTCGACGGGCCGAACGGCCGGCGCTGGTACCTGTACTACTCGGCCGGCCCGGCCGCCTGCTGCGGCGGGCAACGCCAGCACGTGCTGGAGAGCGCGGGCACCGACCCGATGGGGCCGTACGCCTACAAGGGCCCGCTCGTCCTGATGCCGAACAACGGCTGGTCGATCGACGGCAGCGTGATGACCGTCGGCGGTGTCAACTACTTCGTGTTCTCCGCGTTCAACAACAACAGCGGCTTCGAGAACGGCGGACTGCAGAGCCTCTTCGTCTCCCGCCTGACCAATCCGTGGACGCCCGCGGCACTCGGCGCCCTGATCTCCGAGCCCACCTACGCCTGGGAGCGGGTGGGCAACCCGGTCAACGAGGGCCCGTACGTGCTGCAACGCGACGGCCGCACGTTCCTGACCTACTCCGCCAGCTACTGCGGCACGCCCGACTACAAGATCGGAGCGCTCGAGCTCACCGGCTCCGACCCGCTGAGCCGCGGCTCGTGGACCAAGCTCGCCAACCCGCTGTTCCAGCGCAACGACGCGAACGGCGTGTTCGGCCCGGCGCACCACGCGTTCTTCAAGTCTCCCGACGGCGCCGAGGACTGGATCGTCTACCACGCCAACGACTCGGCCTCGCAGGGCTGCGGCACCACCCGCACCAGCCGCGCCCAGCGGATCTCCTGGAACCCGGACGGCACGCCCAGCCTCGGCATCCCGGTGTCCACCGCGACGGTCCTGCCCGGCCCGTCCGGCGAGCTCGGCAACCCGGGAGCGGTCACCGTCCAGCGGATACAGTCCTTCAACTTCCCGGACCGATACGTACGCCACCAGTCCTTCAGCGCCCGCATCGACGCGAACGTGAGCCCGGCGCTGGACGCCCAGTTCCGCGTGGTGCCCGGGCTGGCCGACGGCGCCGCCGTCTCGTTCGAATCGGTGAACCTCCCGGGCTACTACCTGCGGCACAACAACTACGTGCTGCGGCTCGAGCCGAACAACGGGTCCGCGACGTTCCGCCAGGACGCCACCTTCCGTCAGGTCGCCGGGCTGGCGGACGCCGCCTGGTCCTCGTTCCAGTCGTACAACTTCCCCGACCGCTACGTACGGCACAGCAACTATCAACTGAGGATCGACCCGATCACGACCGCCGCGGGCCGCGCCGACGCCACGTTCCGCCGCACGTCCTGA
- a CDS encoding family 43 glycosylhydrolase, with protein sequence MDLPARIRRRIMAVPVLVVMLLAGFAAPASAQFITVRNPVISQRADTAIYKHTDGFYYMTASVPDYKRVELRRATTLQGLGTAATANAFVAPSSGALSGWIWAPDIQYVDGAWYMYFSASPGTARFDQRLYWIRNTCANPMTCAWSAPARFNTGWESFQLDAASFVNRGVRYFVWAQDSPSTSFNSHMYIARMNGPTAITGSAVEIARPTVAWEKEGVAGVVEGPSPLVKNGRVYIAYSASATDSRYKLGLLSSWDNVDLLNSASWYKHPNPVFQTANGVYGPGHGSFTVAEDNTTDMLVYHARDYATPTPDALTDPNRHTRVQQLLWRENGDPFFGQPIPSTVTNPGIRGQHSNRCVDNYNRDTTPGALVRLYDCNGGTAQQWELTYRAGTYYEIRNRNTGTCLEDLNSSTASNADVGLNACNSSTAQQWTAQDRGSGWFSLRNIAGNMCLDNYEWNAANGARLSLYACNGVAAQLWRLG encoded by the coding sequence ATGGATCTCCCCGCCCGCATCCGTCGCCGGATCATGGCCGTGCCCGTCCTGGTGGTGATGCTGCTGGCCGGCTTCGCCGCGCCGGCGTCCGCCCAGTTCATCACCGTTCGCAACCCGGTCATCTCCCAGCGCGCCGACACCGCGATCTACAAGCACACCGACGGCTTCTACTACATGACCGCCTCGGTGCCCGACTACAAGCGCGTCGAGCTGCGCCGCGCGACCACCCTCCAGGGGCTGGGCACCGCCGCGACGGCCAACGCGTTCGTCGCGCCGTCCAGCGGGGCGCTCAGCGGCTGGATCTGGGCGCCCGACATCCAGTACGTCGACGGCGCCTGGTACATGTACTTCTCGGCGTCGCCCGGCACCGCGCGCTTCGATCAGCGGCTGTACTGGATCCGCAACACCTGCGCGAACCCGATGACCTGCGCGTGGAGCGCGCCGGCGCGGTTCAACACCGGCTGGGAGTCGTTCCAGCTCGACGCGGCGTCGTTCGTCAACCGCGGCGTCCGCTACTTCGTCTGGGCGCAGGACAGCCCGTCGACGAGCTTCAACAGCCACATGTACATCGCCCGCATGAACGGCCCGACCGCCATCACCGGATCCGCGGTGGAGATCGCCCGGCCGACCGTCGCCTGGGAGAAGGAGGGCGTCGCCGGTGTCGTGGAGGGCCCGTCGCCGCTGGTGAAGAACGGCAGGGTCTACATCGCCTACTCGGCCTCCGCGACCGACTCCCGCTACAAGCTGGGCCTGCTGTCGTCCTGGGACAACGTCGACCTGCTCAACTCCGCGTCCTGGTACAAGCACCCCAACCCGGTGTTCCAGACCGCCAACGGCGTGTACGGGCCCGGCCACGGCAGCTTCACCGTCGCCGAGGACAACACCACCGACATGCTCGTCTACCACGCCCGCGACTACGCCACCCCCACGCCGGACGCGCTGACCGACCCGAACCGGCACACCCGCGTGCAGCAGCTGTTGTGGCGCGAGAACGGCGACCCGTTCTTCGGCCAGCCGATACCCAGCACCGTCACCAACCCCGGCATCCGCGGCCAGCACAGCAACCGGTGCGTCGACAACTACAACCGCGACACCACGCCGGGCGCCCTGGTACGCCTCTACGACTGCAACGGCGGCACCGCGCAGCAGTGGGAGCTCACCTACCGGGCGGGCACCTACTACGAGATCCGCAACCGCAACACCGGCACCTGCCTGGAGGACCTGAACTCAAGCACCGCCTCGAACGCCGACGTCGGCCTCAACGCGTGCAACTCCTCCACCGCGCAGCAGTGGACCGCCCAGGACCGCGGCAGCGGCTGGTTCTCCCTGCGCAACATCGCCGGCAACATGTGCCTGGACAACTACGAGTGGAACGCCGCCAACGGCGCGCGCCTGTCCCTGTACGCCTGCAACGGCGTGGCCGCCCAGCTATGGCGACTGGGCTGA
- a CDS encoding GNAT family N-acetyltransferase produces the protein MEIRDVMPAEETAAERVVSAAFGEPTDGRVVQMMRALRAGGAARASLVAVVDGELVGHVGLSRGWVDARRELVEVVVLSPLSVRPDLQRNGVGTALVAAALETAGDRGAPAVFLEGSPDYYGRRGFRSASALGFDRPSTRIPDPGFQVALLSSYQPWMVGRLVYPEAFWTTDTVGLRDPELERVEAQGAPGR, from the coding sequence ATGGAGATCCGTGATGTGATGCCGGCCGAAGAGACGGCTGCCGAGAGGGTCGTCTCGGCGGCGTTCGGCGAGCCAACGGACGGGCGCGTTGTGCAGATGATGCGGGCTCTGCGGGCCGGCGGAGCGGCTCGGGCGAGTTTGGTCGCTGTTGTCGACGGGGAGCTGGTCGGGCACGTCGGTCTCTCGCGCGGCTGGGTGGACGCTCGACGCGAGCTGGTCGAGGTGGTGGTGCTCTCCCCGCTGTCGGTACGTCCCGACCTCCAGCGCAACGGCGTCGGCACCGCGTTGGTCGCGGCGGCGCTGGAGACCGCCGGGGATCGTGGCGCGCCGGCCGTTTTCCTCGAGGGCAGCCCGGACTACTACGGACGCCGCGGGTTCAGATCCGCCTCCGCCCTCGGGTTCGACCGGCCCTCGACGCGCATCCCGGACCCGGGGTTCCAGGTGGCGCTTCTTTCGTCGTACCAGCCGTGGATGGTCGGCCGGCTGGTCTATCCCGAGGCGTTCTGGACCACTGACACAGTCGGTCTGCGCGACCCTGAGCTGGAGCGGGTGGAAGCCCAGGGCGCGCCGGGACGCTGA
- a CDS encoding discoidin domain-containing protein, producing MNRRPLAYGVAALLVTAALNVPLATAAHAAQTIGYPTFTGGTIPAPPVGYSTGDTMQAIYDAESSGTDFWMDRLLARTGSDPAGTLLMTRGRGAFMYTHNPAVIGFGGNAAYWDNISSQNAYAVTASPGTFTEQTAQRKQTPSHWRSVHTSGSVRLEVTKFITHNNVLVTNLAVVNTGTASATVQLSAVSPYATTGSGTELTGTRAVKNNLTTLYPRFSGDGFAAASGALTRSVTVAAGQTVTTKVQLGLVANEVPQSLTEYNAYRGYAPATAFATHVRDYNRWWAQNVPYIDVPDAAIKKNIYYRWWLMRFNYLDVDIPGQDFQFPQSVEGATGYNNAIALTQPMHIDDLKYLRSPEYSYGPYLAVGQSSAGGRFMDNPGDPENWSNSYTQYIAEAAWRAYQIHGGQPAMLQNFARYAEGDAKGQLATYDTNNNGVIEYDWGAMTGNDADAVSFHWRAGNLDRAETAYVWSAANAARDAYSLMGNTTKATEMQALADRIRTGVVGTLWNPSRRLLEHKHVSTNTHVPWKEINNYYPYSVGLMPNTAEYREALRLFADPADYPIFPFYTANQRDKAAAAAAGNPGSNNFSTINSTVQFRLYSSVLRNYPNEWMSAEDYKKLLYWNTWAQYVGGDTRWPDANEFWADWNGSAITYRSWIHHNILGSSNWTVIEDVAGLRPRNDAQIELSPINIGWSHFAVNNLRYRNANLSVVWDDPADGVTRYTGVPQGYSVYLDGTRVATVDRLTRFVYNPATGAVTFPAGTGTVTYNAAFSGLQAPQNVNQSSARMVDIFAKAGVDLTSTTPNLAQGKATSASYTTSGTTTAAAVDGLPTNAPIWGSYGTPNATDWYEVNLGTAQTVDEARIHFRNDRAGNRYRPPSAYTVQYWNGSAWVNAASQVKSPGTPQSNYNKVTFGAVSTTRLRIQFTQPTGSAKTGLTELKLYRRGTTDPDPGPQPGQNLAPAATPTASYTSAWESVAALNDGVDPPSSNDTVNPRWGTWPEQGQQWAELTWPAAQTLTSAQLYFFDDNGGVRLPASWSLQYWNGTAYVAVPSASGYPVAINQYNQATFGQISTTRLRAVLNSGTGSVGLLEFKAFT from the coding sequence ATGAACCGCCGGCCCCTGGCCTACGGCGTGGCCGCCCTGCTGGTCACCGCCGCCCTGAACGTCCCGTTGGCGACGGCGGCGCACGCCGCGCAGACCATCGGCTATCCCACCTTCACCGGCGGCACCATCCCGGCGCCACCGGTCGGCTACTCCACCGGCGACACCATGCAGGCCATCTACGACGCGGAGAGCTCCGGCACCGACTTCTGGATGGACCGGCTGCTGGCGCGTACCGGCAGCGACCCGGCCGGCACGCTGCTGATGACCCGCGGCCGGGGCGCGTTCATGTACACCCACAACCCGGCCGTCATCGGCTTCGGCGGAAACGCGGCCTACTGGGACAACATCAGCAGCCAGAACGCGTACGCGGTGACGGCGTCGCCCGGCACGTTCACCGAGCAGACCGCGCAGCGCAAGCAGACGCCCAGCCACTGGCGCAGCGTCCACACCAGCGGCTCGGTACGCCTGGAGGTCACCAAGTTCATCACCCACAACAACGTGCTGGTGACCAACCTCGCCGTCGTCAACACCGGCACCGCGTCGGCCACCGTGCAGCTCAGCGCCGTCTCCCCGTACGCGACGACCGGCAGCGGCACCGAGCTGACCGGTACCCGGGCGGTCAAGAACAACCTGACGACGCTCTACCCGCGGTTCTCCGGTGACGGCTTCGCCGCCGCGAGCGGCGCACTGACCCGGTCGGTCACCGTCGCCGCGGGCCAGACCGTGACGACGAAGGTGCAGCTTGGCCTCGTCGCCAACGAGGTGCCGCAGTCGCTCACCGAGTACAACGCCTACCGCGGGTACGCACCGGCCACCGCGTTCGCCACCCACGTGCGCGACTACAACCGGTGGTGGGCGCAGAACGTGCCCTACATCGACGTGCCCGACGCCGCGATCAAGAAGAACATCTACTACCGCTGGTGGCTGATGCGCTTCAACTACCTGGACGTCGACATACCCGGGCAGGACTTCCAGTTCCCGCAGTCCGTCGAGGGCGCCACCGGGTACAACAACGCGATCGCGCTGACCCAGCCGATGCACATCGACGACCTGAAGTACCTGCGCAGCCCGGAGTACTCCTACGGTCCGTACCTGGCGGTCGGCCAGTCGTCGGCCGGCGGCCGGTTCATGGACAACCCGGGCGACCCGGAGAACTGGTCAAACTCCTACACCCAGTACATCGCCGAGGCGGCCTGGCGCGCATACCAGATCCACGGCGGGCAGCCGGCCATGCTGCAGAACTTCGCCCGGTACGCCGAGGGCGACGCGAAGGGCCAGCTCGCCACGTACGACACCAACAACAACGGCGTCATCGAGTACGACTGGGGCGCGATGACCGGCAACGACGCCGACGCCGTCTCGTTCCACTGGCGGGCCGGCAACCTCGACCGGGCGGAGACCGCCTACGTGTGGTCCGCCGCCAACGCGGCCCGCGACGCGTACTCCCTGATGGGTAACACCACCAAGGCCACCGAGATGCAGGCCCTCGCGGACCGGATCCGCACCGGCGTCGTCGGCACCCTGTGGAACCCGAGCCGCCGGCTGCTCGAGCACAAGCACGTGTCCACCAACACCCACGTGCCCTGGAAGGAGATCAACAACTACTACCCGTACTCGGTCGGCCTGATGCCGAACACGGCCGAGTACCGCGAGGCCCTGCGGCTGTTCGCCGACCCGGCCGACTACCCGATCTTCCCGTTCTACACGGCGAACCAGCGCGACAAGGCCGCCGCCGCGGCGGCCGGCAACCCGGGCAGCAACAACTTCTCCACCATCAACTCGACGGTGCAGTTCCGGCTGTACTCCTCGGTGCTGCGCAACTACCCGAACGAGTGGATGAGCGCCGAGGACTACAAGAAGCTGCTCTACTGGAACACCTGGGCGCAGTACGTCGGCGGCGACACCCGCTGGCCCGACGCCAACGAGTTCTGGGCGGACTGGAACGGCAGCGCCATCACCTACCGCTCGTGGATCCACCACAACATCCTCGGCAGCAGCAACTGGACCGTCATCGAGGACGTCGCCGGCCTGCGGCCCCGCAACGACGCCCAGATCGAGCTGTCCCCGATCAACATCGGCTGGTCGCACTTCGCGGTCAACAACCTGCGCTACCGCAACGCGAACCTCTCCGTCGTCTGGGACGACCCCGCCGACGGCGTGACCCGCTACACCGGCGTACCGCAGGGCTACTCCGTCTACCTCGACGGCACCCGGGTGGCGACCGTCGACCGACTCACCCGGTTCGTCTACAACCCGGCCACCGGTGCGGTCACCTTCCCGGCGGGCACCGGAACGGTCACGTACAACGCGGCCTTCTCCGGGCTACAGGCGCCGCAGAACGTCAACCAGTCCAGCGCCCGCATGGTCGACATCTTCGCCAAGGCGGGCGTCGACCTGACCTCGACCACCCCGAACCTGGCGCAGGGCAAGGCCACCTCGGCGTCGTACACGACCTCGGGCACCACCACGGCCGCCGCGGTCGACGGCCTGCCGACAAACGCACCGATCTGGGGCAGCTACGGCACCCCGAACGCCACGGACTGGTACGAGGTCAACCTCGGAACGGCGCAGACGGTCGACGAGGCCCGCATCCACTTCCGCAACGACCGGGCGGGCAACCGGTACCGGCCGCCGTCGGCGTACACGGTCCAGTACTGGAACGGCAGCGCCTGGGTGAACGCCGCGAGCCAGGTCAAGTCGCCGGGTACACCGCAGTCCAACTACAACAAGGTGACGTTCGGCGCGGTCAGCACCACCCGGCTGCGTATCCAGTTCACCCAGCCGACCGGCTCGGCCAAGACCGGCCTGACCGAGCTGAAGCTCTACCGCCGCGGCACCACCGACCCCGACCCCGGCCCCCAGCCGGGCCAGAACCTGGCGCCGGCGGCCACGCCGACCGCGTCGTACACCTCCGCGTGGGAAAGCGTCGCGGCGCTCAACGACGGCGTCGACCCGCCTTCGTCCAACGACACGGTGAACCCGCGCTGGGGCACCTGGCCCGAGCAGGGCCAGCAGTGGGCGGAGCTGACCTGGCCGGCGGCGCAGACCCTGACCTCGGCCCAGCTCTACTTCTTCGACGACAACGGCGGGGTGCGCCTGCCCGCCTCCTGGAGCCTCCAGTACTGGAACGGCACGGCGTACGTGGCCGTGCCGTCGGCCTCGGGCTACCCGGTGGCGATCAACCAGTACAACCAGGCCACCTTCGGCCAGATCAGCACCACCCGCCTACGAGCCGTCCTGAACAGCGGCACCGGCTCGGTCGGCCTGCTGGAATTCAAGGCCTTCACCTGA